The following coding sequences lie in one Spinacia oleracea cultivar Varoflay chromosome 1, BTI_SOV_V1, whole genome shotgun sequence genomic window:
- the LOC110782929 gene encoding spermidine synthase — translation MAEEGIAVSSGTDLPVKRPREEEENMSEKIGNGASSISMEAEDKPNSISTIIPGWFSEISPMWPGEAHSLKVEKILFQGKSKYQDVTVFQSSTYGKVLILDGVIQLTERDECAYQEMISHLPLCSIQNPKKVLVIGGGDGGVLREVARHSSVELIDICEIDEMVVTVSKEFFPEVAVGYDDPRVKLHIGDGVAFLKAAPEGTYDAVIVDSSDPIGPAQELFEKPFFESVAKALRPGGVVCTQAESIWLHMHIIEDIVANCRQIFKGSVNYAWTTVPTYPSGVIGFMLCSTEGPEVDFRHPVNPIDKTEGDGNTERPLKFYNSELHSAAFCLPSFAKRVIDAKSK, via the exons ATGGCTGAAGAGGGTATAGCTGTTTCTTCTGGCACAGATTTACCAGTGAAGAGACctagggaagaagaagaaaacatGAGTGAGAAAATCGGGAATGGAGCTTCTTCTATTTCAATGGAGGCTGAAGATAAGCCTAATTCTATCTCAACAATTATTCCTGGCTGGTTTTCTGAGATTAGCCCAATGTGGCCTG GTGAAGCACATTCTCTGAAAGTAGAGAAAATTCTGTTCCAGGGGAAGTCAAAGTATCAGGACGTGACTGTCTTTCAG TCATCGACCTATGGGAAAGTTCTTATTTTAGATGGGGTAATTCAACTCACTGAGAGGGATGAGTGTGCATACCAAGAGATGATCAGTCACCTCCCACTTTGCTCCATTCAAAACCCCAAAAAG GTTCTGGTCATTGGAGGAGGAGATGGAGGTGTCCTGCGTGAAGTAGCTCGCCATTCATCAGTGGAGCTTATAGATATTTGTGAAATTGATGAGATGGTTGTAACG GTATCTAAAGAGTTTTTCCCTGAGGTAGCTGTCGGATATGACGACCCACGGGTAAAATTGCATATTGGTGATG GAGTTGCATTTTTAAAGGCGGCTCCAGAGGGGACTTATGATGCGGTCATTGTGGATTCGTCTGATCCAATAG GTCCAGCACAAGAGCTCTTTGAGAAGCCCTTTTTTGAATCAGTTGCAAAGGCACTGCGACCAGGAGGTGTCGTGTGCACCCAGGCTGAAAGTATATGGCTTCACATGCATATTATTGAAGATATTGTTGCAAACTGCCgtcagatttttaaggggtctgTGAACTATGCATGGACTACTGTTCCTACATATCCGAG TGGGGTGATTGGCTTCATGCTTTGTTCCACTGAGGGGCCAGAAGTTGATTTTAGGCATCCGGTGAACCCTATTGATAAAACTGAAGGTGATGGAAATACAGAGAGACCTTTGAAATTCTACAACTCAGAG CTTCATTCAGCTGCTTTCTGTCTGCCCTCTTTTGCGAAGAGGGTCATTGATGCAAAATCCAAGTAA
- the LOC130465666 gene encoding secreted RxLR effector protein 78-like encodes MHSAIGDVASEFQYGFIPERQISDNILLSTVLIRGYTRAHVSLGCLLKVDLKKAYDSINRSLIKDIMVELGFPDCFIKWVFTCITTVSYNILINGRPTKPFSAKKGLRQGDLMSPFMFAIGIEYLTRNLQQLQAQPDFNFHLKCEKLAITHLMFADDLLMFSRDDIQSIQMMSASFT; translated from the coding sequence ATGCATAGTGCTATAGGTGATGTCGCTAGTGAATTTCAATATGGGTTTATACCTGAAAGGCAAATTTCAGATAATATTCTCCTCTCTACAGTGCTGATTAGAGGATACACCAGGGCTCATGTTTCTCTTGGGTGTTTATTAAAGGTGGACTTGAAAAAGGCTTATGACTCCATTAATCGGTCATTAATTAAGGATATAATGGTGGAGCTTGGGTTCCCCGACTGCTTTATAAAATGGGTGTTTACTTGTATCACCACAGTGTCTTACAACATTTTGATTAATGGGAGGCCTACTAAACCTTTTAGTGCAAAGAAAGGGTTGAGACAGGGGGATCTGATGTCTCCATTCATGTTTGCAATTGGAATAGAATACCTCACAAGGAATTTGCAACAACTTCAGGCTCAACCTGATTTTAATTTCCACCTCAAATGTGAAAAGCTAGCTATCACTCActtgatgtttgctgatgatttgcTCATGTTCTCAAGGGATGACATTCAGTCAATTCAGATGATGTCAGCTTCCTTCACTTAG
- the LOC110782930 gene encoding U4/U6 small nuclear ribonucleoprotein Prp31 homolog, which yields MATLADSFLADLDDLSDNEADVVVEEDADGENMEEDIDGELADIESLNYDDLDNVSKLQKSQRYTDIMQKVEDALQKGSEVPDHGIVLEDDPEYQLIVDCNALSVDIENEIIIIHNFIRDKYRLKFPELESLVHHPIDYARVVKKIGNEIDLTLVDLEGLLPSAIIMVVSVTASTTSGKPLPEEVLQKTVEACDRAIELDSARKKVLDFVESRMVYIAPNISAIVGSAVAAKLMGTAGGLSSLAKMPACNVQLLGAKRKNTAGFSTATSQFRVGYIEQTEIFQSTPPPLRMRACRLLAAKTTLAARVDSTRGDLTGKTGRTLREDIRKKIEKWQEPPPPKIPKPLPVPDSEPKKKRGGRRLRKMKERYAVTDMRKLANRMQFGVPEESSLGDGLGEGYGMLGQAGSGKLRMSAGPSKLAAKVAKKFKEKRYGSSGATSGLTSSLAFTPVQGIELSNPQAHAHQLGSGTQSTYFSETGTFSKIKSNLGRL from the exons ATG GCAACTCTAGCCGATTCTTTCTTGGCCGATCTCGATGACTTATCAGACAACGAAGCTGATGTCGTG GTGGAAGAAGATGCGGATGGAGAAAACATGGAGGAGGATATTGATGGAGAGTTAGCTGACATAGAATCCCTGAATTATGATGATCTTGATAATGTTTCCAAACTACAAAAGTCTCAACGTTACACTGATATAATGCAG AAAGTTGAAGATGCATTGCAAAAAGGTTCGGAGGTTCCTGATCATGGAATAgttttggaagatgatcctgAGTATCAGTTGATTGTTGACTGCAACGCATTGTCAGTGGATATTGAGAATGAGATTATTATTATCCACAATTTCATCCGTGACAAGTACCGCCTAAAGTTTCCAGAGCTTGAATCTCTTGTTCATCACCCTATTGACTACGCTCGTGTTGTGAAGAAGATTGGTAATGAAATCGACTTAACCCTAGTTGATCTGGAAGGGCTTCTGCCTTCTGCTATCATTATGGTAGTCTCAGTCACTGCTTCCACTACCAGTGGTAAGCCACTGCCTGAAGAAGTTTTACAGAAGACTGTCGAGGCTTGCGATCGTGCAATTGAGCTTGATTCAGCAAGGAAAAAAGTCCTTGATTTTGTGGAAAGcagaatggtatatattgcacCAAATATTTCAGCAATTGTTGGAAGTGCTGTCGCAGCAAAACTTATGGGAACTGCTGGAGGTTTGTCTTCATTAGCTAAGATGCCTGCTTGTAATGTTCAGCTTCTTGGGGCCAAAAGGAAGAATACGGCAGGTTTTTCAACGGCAACATCTCAATTTCGTGTTGGTTATATTGAGCAGACAGAGATATTTCAGAGTACGCCCCCTCCTTTGAGAATGCGTGCATGCCGTCTTTTGGCTGCAAAGACAACCCTTGCAGCCCGAGTAGATTCAACGAGAGGAGATTTAACTGGAAAGACTGGAAGGACATTACGTGAAGATATCCGCAAGAAGATCGAGAAGTGGCAAGAGCCACCACCTCCTAAGATCCCAAAACCTCTTCCTGTGCCTGATTCAGAACCTAAAAAGAAAAGAGGTGGGCGAAGACTACGGAAGATGAAGGAAAG ATATGCTGTCACAGATATGAGGAAGTTGGCTAACCGGATGCAGTTCGGTGTGCCTGAAGAGAGTTCTCTAG gtGATGGTTTGGGAGAAGGATATGGTATGCTTGGTCAAGCTGGAAGTGGAAAGTTACGCATGTCTGCTGGTCCGAGCAAGCTTGCAGCAAAAGTTGCTAAGAA ATTCAAGGAGAAGCGCTATGGAAGCAGTGGTGCTACCTCAGGGTTAACGTCAAGTTTGGCATTTACTCCTGTGCAG